AGTTAATCAGAATCTGAAAGGCCTGTCCTCTCCTCAGGACCAAAGTGGTGGAGCTCAAACCGATTGTCCTGTGGCGGGGCTGGTTTCTACTCGACTGTAGGTCGGCATTTTTAAACTTGAACTCTGCACAAAGTTAACTTAAAATCAAACACTGAACAAATTTGAGATTTGGCTTTGACCATGAACTGAAAACTGCTTAACCGtattaaaatgaatgttaaCACATACAATGGTTAGCCAAATAActaatgttttcaaaaaagatTACTGTAAATCCTTTAGGATTACTTTTAATTCCTAAATAACACTTTAGTTAAACATTTACACAGTGAAGAGTAAAACAATGTTAATAAAACTGCATTCAAATTTTTATAATTGAAAGTTAGTGTAAATCTCACCATCCATTTGGTACTGCCGTCTTGTTTATTTGCTGTTATATGCTGATCCTTTGCTTTACGAATCTTTATATAGGATATTCTCCCGCCCCTCcctctaaaaaaaaacattttgcatgAAGTGGCCCAACCACATTCACTTACAGTCAAAGCATGCCAGATAAGACAGTCAGCACAACCAACACCTCAGATGATTGAGCAATCCAGCATTACGTGAGCATTGTGCAGATCAAGGAGTGGATACTGGATTAACACTGTCACAGATTTAGTCACCCATCTGTGAGAAAATAAACAGACTGTCATTAGTTAATAAACagtattagggctgtcaaacaattaatcgcgattaatcgcaaaataaaagtttatgtttgcataatatatttctGTCCTGTAcgtaattataaaaaaatatacaaagacccacattcatgtatgtattaatatatatatatatatatattttttttatatatatataattatatattattatatgtataataatttttatttctatatattttatattatatatgattaaaaaatggatacataaaaaaaatcttacatttatacatgcatgtgtgtgattttatatatacataataaatgtttctttaatacatacatgaatgtgtgtttatttgtatatacaACTGAATAAAAATCAAGATATTTAGATGAGCCCACCATCAGAAGCATTGTTTTGTGAAATGCAGAACAGTGCACTGATTTGTGCCTCACAGGGTGATGATGAAGCCCTAACCTCACCTCTAaacttttttattgttgtttgtggTACAAACCACACCTCAAACAGGTACATCAGCATTCAGTATAGGTACATTATCAGTTTTCAGTTCATGGTCAAAGTCAAATCTGATCTCAAATTTGTTCAGTGTTTGATTTTTAGTTCATTTTGTGCAAACTTTAAgctaaaaattttttttcaacacagcaTTGGGTCGAAAAGGGATTACTGTGCTGGTTGTTTtcacccattgttgggtcaaatatatacattttctgggttattttaactcaCTGTGCTGGGATAAAAACAATCCAGTATTTATTAAAGTGTAACGACAACCATAGATTGGTTATCAATGACCAAACAAGTTGGTTCTGTATGAGTGAAACCAACCCAAAATGTTTAAGAGTACATGTGAAATCTTTTTTAAATCAATagtataaaaaatgaaaatcagtAATTACCTAAATCTtataggattaaaaaaaaagaaatttcaCATTAAGACAATAAAGCATATCATTGGGATAACACAATGCATTTGAAAGTTTATTCaattatttctaaaaaataattttttcaacaataaataatttattgtcATATGTATTGTGAAAGTCTTATGCCCCTATCACATTTATGTTTCACTTTTGTTATTAAGATTTACAGAAAATACAAGGAAAATGTACTCAAAATGTTTTGAGGTGAGtaaagtcctgaagtcatttgattagaattagaaataaAGATTTAAATTAATCTGATTTTAAGAGATCATGCAGGTTCCTGCTATTATGAAGTGCTCACACATTAAAtatgtgattttgttttttaatactgcatacaaattttctgtattttcgattgataaaaaaatataaatgatcattgcaaaaacaacaaatctaatagTGGCCTACTTTTAAACACTGTATATTTCTGCCTGTGATTTTCACTTATAATCGTTTTCTCCTGAAGTggaataatatataattttattgttAGTTTAATTGCTATACAGAAGCACTATTACAAAGACACAATGAATGGTCCATAATGACATCTGTAAGGAAACAATTTCACACCCTCACTTAAATGCATGAGAAGTGAAGCGTGACTAtctctcatcatcatcatcatcatcagtgaTGTAAGAGCTGAAGTATTGTGAAGGTGTGGTGTTCATGGGCTTGGCATGGTTTCACTTCGGTCACTCCTCCACTGGGCCCTTTTTCCAGAGGATTTTCTGTAATGATGACATCTTGAATTGGGAAACAGCACATTTTCTCTTTTCACACAACGTTGTGGCATTTACAGTCTCAGTGTGGATTAAGAGGATTAGTCACTTAACATTTCAACCTTCCTCATGTACTGAACAGTTTGATGAATCTTAGATTAACAAAGATAAGTCGGCTATAAACAGTCATATAGTTGAGAAACAATGCAAGAGAAAGTTCATGACCGCTTTGAAAATTTTTATGTAAACATGGTAATGAATGGGCCTTCAACTATAtcaattatttataattatggACACAAAAAGCTTCATGCATCAGTTTTATACTGACAGAGTGAAATAAACACTCTCAGAGTGTTAACACAAAGAAAAGGTAAAAATGATTTTAACTATTTTTAACAACTTGGCTGTTTTGgtttcacatactgtatgttttgGTCTATAGTTGCTACAGTTTCGCAAAGTGATTTccaatcaatttttttaataaatcaatcAAAATTTATACTTTATGTGACATCAGAATTGTTCTTTCAAGTTCTTTCTCAAACGCTCTGACTTTTGGTGACAGTCACAGCTAAAGTGTGTTGTATCATCTTTGTAGTATCGTATGGTTTCattaaatatgatttaaataaactttgTTGCACTTCACAGCAGAATTAAGTTGAATATACATGTCTTAAAGAGTTTTTGATGGCCTGTTTTTGATCCCAGTCCATCACTTCGTATTTCAAGGTTGTTATTGATAAGAATCTAGGCAATTATTTCAACCGACCCATCCTGGTTGCTACATCCAAGCCCTTCCCTGTAAATAAACAATGTTTTACTATATTTTCCTCACATTACAGGTTTTTGAAGTCATGTTGTCTCCATCGGTGACTGTCCATCTAAAAGTTTTCATATAATCTTAAACTAAACACCAAAGAGAGTCATTATTGGGTttgttttttcaaatgcttcagtgtttttaGGTTTAAACAATACACCCTTACTGTACTCACATTGACCTGTTTGTATATTTCACAACCAATTCACTGAAGAGGAAAGGTCTCTGAATTTTGAAATTGCCAATTTGACAAGTTAACACGTGCTCTGGGTAAGACATAAAGGAAAGTATGTGGCAAAAATATTGACTcactgtacagtacagtatgtacaatcttttctgtatttattcattaaaaGACACATTCATGCTTTAAATCCAAACCCACATAATGCATGGTTAATAAACTCTGTAAATAGTACTCTTGATTTTCAGTTTACTATGTTACACAATTGTCTCTTAACTTcttacactctgaggctattttggggatttccgcctggatttggcctaccaaatttcaaaagcttcccatacccacatgcagaggtgcacatacaaaagtttggtatcattttacaggaaaccctttgaaattacataaaacactgttaaaagtgctcaacatggttgtatgtgttgtcagtcctctaataaacacaaaaataataaggcgctttttgatgttttttttctaaagtctgtatttaaaagtgtataactctggccctgagtggtaacgaaacctacagacagttttgtttgattgcAGCTATTggcagcttacagaggaaaaaggaattttttctctatcataataaatgcaaaagttattttactccaactgaagggaggaataataccctttttgtatttaatttctgcctaaaaatatttgaagtgctaccataaccacatacagtggaataaatggaatatctttatatcattttaaagaaaaccctttgaagttacataaaaagctgctgtttgtgccaaatattgttatttatgttgttcttcatatgatgaaacagcaaattttcttttttatgttgtaaacactgtctttgatagtgtataactctggttctggatgctctagcagactgcagacacttctggttgttagcagcagcagacagtaaacacccaaaaaaagaatgaactctttatcatgtcgcattcaaaagttattctcattttactgaagggtgtgaaaatacatttttcatataaatattaattttttgttttgcacatataataaatagcaagggattatatatacacacaaccaaagaaaatgctgtgaatggactcattttttagagtaggacctaagataaaatatggtgtatcatttgtggctatctgtgctatctgaggcagatcacactcaagtttcacatatgtttacaaaagaccatattttacctcattattcattcaacgattgttggatatgtgataataatagaacaaaaataacgatgtagctttattcctgagagtgagagctttcatttgatataagacttgcccatgttggtcatacttgaaaaatatgaaatacgtgaatattaaaatcatataCAAAATtgtgggggggtgatagtgtaaattaagtgtaaataactttcttacagtgaaagatatctcaaagtgatgcatatctgcagaaagtagagactctaagctttcaaacagtatctcatatgtggtactgggtccatgatagaccattaaaaattacaggaatattttatattaagtcaaaataagataattctggacccggtacagggtcccagagttaaagaagttaatttaattaaaatataaatctggTTAAACTCACCAAGTTCAGTTGTGGTGAAAATTTTGCATTAACTATGGACCCTCATAATAAAATTATTAGTAACAACAAAAGTAAATCATTGTTTGTGTGACTGCTAGACAACTTCAGTCAATGCAATATGACACCAGAAAGTGGAGATTCATAGCAGTCAACTATGCATTATAGTATCACTTTTAACACATGCACCTGAATTCATATTGCTTCATATTAGATACAAACATCCAGACAGCACTTCTTTCATATCTCTGACAAGATGAGTTACTTTACTTTGTTAGGATACTTTACTATTTTAAGCATAGCTGGACATGTTTTTTGTGAGATTTACTCAAAAACATGAaggtttttcatgattttcatgaGTAATTGTAGTGTTGTTCAGCGCTAATGATTATATCTGCTATGCTCCACAGAATGTACAAACATCAGAAGTAATTCAGTCCATCTCTATTTGTGCCACAAAGTGCAGTACCATAGGTGTGATAATTAAACTATTTAATTAAGTAATTGAAAAGGTCTACTGTTTTTGTCGAATTCTTATATACTATCATGTTCATTTAgtttttggtttgttataaatgaGAAAGTCTGTAATATCATGCCAGGTGTTGCTGTCATGGTACAGGTAATTCATGGATGACTGAAGGGAAGGTTGAAGTGTATGAGGATGATACTCAAACAGCCAGAGCACAATACCCCACACCAGCGTGGCAAACAATGGGAAGGGATCTCTCTTGGGTTGGGGAATGTAACCCTTTTCCACAGCCAATCGGGACAAAGCAAAGAGGATTCTGGACAGCAGGTACATATTTATCTGAGGGGATGTAATATAAAGATTAATTTGTTAACAAAATCACACATCAGATAGACAGCACTTACTTACTGTATGAAATCTCGTGCTAAAAGTACTTTTTGAATCCGTTTAATTTTTGGATAATTGTACCTTCACTCACCTGGCTGTTGATGTTGTTATTTTCTCCGAACACAAGCCAGCCTCCGATACACGCAGCGAGGAAAGCGTGAGACTGAAGCTGTTTGCCCTGTATGTGCTGCTGGATCCCCTGCAACCCTTTATATGTAAACACAAAGCAGGCCAAGTTCCTGGAGTGGGTGTATGTGGCCTGAGCGATGGCTTTAAACTTCTCTCTTAGACTGTCAATGTGTGATGATATGTCAAAAGAAAATGCACAAGAAATGTGAAAATCTAAACACTTATGCACAgattacattacattaacagAACATTACATGCATAAGGTTGCATTTAGTATTATATGGTCATATCATAATTTACAACATTTTATATGAAATCATTAAATTACTAAGTTATTactaagttttatttttaagtaaagcaCAGATTACATTACAAAGACCATACAAAAGATCTGCTAAAGATgacaattagggatgcaccgataccacttttttggaatacgagtacgagtacttgcatttcagtacttgctgataccgataccgagtacttaataaaaaaacatgatttaaatttacaggtaacagctttagtcatataatttaacaaaaaaacaaaggactagttttccagtttgttgtaaactctgcctctttggacaacacaagaggcattaaccccttacatgccgctcaaacatagacatttctcagaccgtggtatcgattccaggtatcgggggacttttaacgagtacgagtactttagaaaatatggtatcgaggccgatacccaataccagtatcggtatcgctGCATCCCTAATGACAATcagcaaattaaataaaaacaacatgcaATCTAaacaaaatgctttaaaatgaaaaaagcaTTATTGAGATGTCAAAGTTTATTTCACCTTCCACTTCTGAAGAGAAACGTCATGACAAGGGCATGAGGGGCACGAATTTTAGCACCATATCtggaagaaaagaaagaaagttttATACTCATTCTTTTAGATTCTATTTTACTTTGTTAATTAGTATATTTAACATAACTTAATCATGTTGTATTATGGTCCTGAATGAACACCTACGTACTGTACAAGCTGCAGCTAAAACTTCTTTAAATCTCTAAATAAATCCCAAGGCAAAAACTCTTGCCTTTATTACATTTCTGCATTTGGCAAACTCTTTTATTTAAAGCGACATACCGTGCATTTAAGATATACATTTTATGAGTATTTGTGTTGCTGCCTTAGggttgaacccatgacctttgcactgctaatgcaatctGCTCTATCAACTAAGCTACAGAAACATCTTTACCCATCGcactttttaattaaaaattactTAACTGTAATTTTGAGACCAATAAAATGATCAACTTCACATTGAGAAAAGAAATGACGTATATTCTCATGCAAGATGAAATATAATCACAAGACCCCATTCATGcccaaatgttttaaacatcaGAACGACAGTCGGACCTGACGTCAACCTGCTGCCATTATTAAACATAAATGTAGTCAAACGATGAACTCACACAGCTCCATTCCTGAAGCCTTTAACAACCGCCAGAGCAGTTTTATATTTCTGTTGTTGAAGGAGATTGTTGACTGTGTATAACAGAGTTTTAAAGAGACCTGAAGCTGCCATGACACTTCTAGACGCTTTACGCTGTAACACACACGTGCAGCTttcatcttcttcttcttcttctttgattttttttggcGGATTGCGAACCAACTTCATaggtgcataccgccacctactgtggTGGAGTGTGAAGAGAATAAACTaacaaaacaaactaaaaaaaaaaaaaaaaaaaaaaattatattctaTTTTTTAATCCACTTATCCTGATAAATCTCATGATTGCATTTATCATTTTCCCTGCATTTAATCCGTTAGTTAATATTTCAGTTAATGTGAACTCTTGGATTCCCAGTGATTGCATTTCCTCTTTAAGACTTTCCCTTTCTCTTTCATATACCTTACATACCATCATTACATGTTCCACTGTTTCCTCTATTAAACATACTTCACATAACCCTGTATTATGTTTTCCTATTAAATGTAACGTGTGATTAAGATAAGAATGACCTGTTCGTAAATGAGTGAGGATAACTTGTTCCCTTCTACTTATATTATGATTGATTTTAGATTTCTTAATACTCCTTTGAACTTTATGAAAA
This Paramisgurnus dabryanus chromosome 7, PD_genome_1.1, whole genome shotgun sequence DNA region includes the following protein-coding sequences:
- the pxmp4 gene encoding peroxisomal membrane protein 4; this translates as MAASGLFKTLLYTVNNLLQQQKYKTALAVVKGFRNGAVYGAKIRAPHALVMTFLFRSGSLREKFKAIAQATYTHSRNLACFVFTYKGLQGIQQHIQGKQLQSHAFLAACIGGWLVFGENNNINSQINMYLLSRILFALSRLAVEKGYIPQPKRDPFPLFATLVWGIVLWLFEYHPHTLQPSLQSSMNYLYHDSNTWHDITDFLIYNKPKTK